Genomic window (Eremothecium sinecaudum strain ATCC 58844 chromosome VI, complete sequence):
TGTGTAGTTTTTAGCGTTCCGTCACAGTTGTAATATCTTGTGACTCACGTTGATTGTTAATCGTCTTACCGGGCGATCAGTATAAATGCGAAACAATTATTTAAAAGGTGAATATTTTTGTGCAATAGTGATAACCTGATCAGCCGACAACAAGTATACTGCTTAAGGTATTattgttttatttattCAAATATAGTCAAGAATGTTTAGGGTTTCTGGAAGACGTTTAGCAGCTGTGACTCGTAGTGTTGCAAGCAGGCGTACGCTTGCATCGTCTGCTACCCGTGGTGTTGTGGGAATGGAAGCATTAGCGACGGGATCTACTTCTGCTCTAAGGAATTTGGCAGTAAGAGCTCCTTTGGTTAGCAAGAGAGGCTTGAAGCAAATTAGCTTCGGTGGCACTACTGAGCCTGTTTATGAACGTGCTGATTGGCCTATTGAGAAATTGAGGGAATATTTTAAGAATGATACTTTGGCGTTGATTGGGTACGGTTCTCAAGGCCATGGCCAGGGCTTGAATTTGCGGGACAATGGCTTAAATGTGATCGTTGGTGTGCGTAAGGACGGTGCTTCATGGAAGGCAGCAATTGAGGACGGATGGGTCCCTGGTAAAAATCTATTTGAGGTCGAAGATGCAGCCAAGCGTGGAACGATTGTTATGAATCTTCTTTCGGACGCAGCTCAGTCTGAGACCTGGCCAAAACTACAACCATTGCTAACAGAGGGCAAGACCTTGTACTTCTCACATGGGTTTTCTCCAGTGTTCAAGGATCTTACTCACGTAGCTCCTCCAACAAACATCGACGTTATCCTTGTAGCTCCAAAGGGTTCTGGTCGTACCGTGCGCAGCTTATTTAAAGAGGGTAGAGGAATTAACTCCTCATACGCTGTCTGGAACGACGCTACAGGTAACGCACACGAGAAAGCACAAGCTCTTGCCGTGGCTATCGGTTCCGGTTACGTTTACCCAACAACCTTCGAGAAAGAAGTCCTTTCAGACCTTTACGGTGAACGTGGTTGTCTAATGGGTGCCATTCACGGTATGTTCCTTGCTCAGTACGAGGTTTTACGTGAAAATGGTCACTCACCTTCCGAGGCCTTCAACGAGACTGTAGAAGAGGCCACGCAGTCACTCTATCCACTCATAGGACAGCGCGGCATGGACTACATGTATGACGCATGTTCCACAACTGCTAGAAGAGGTGCCCTTGATTGGTACCCAATTTTCAAGGATGCGTTGAAACCAGTTTTCCAAGATCTTTATGCATCAACTAAGAATGGATCAGAAACGAAACGTGCTCTAGAATACAATTCTCAGCCAGACTACAGACAAAAACTAGAATCTGAGCTTGATACCATTAGAAATCTAGAAATCTGGAAAGTAGGTAAGGAGGTGCGCAAACTAAGACCTGAGAACAACTGAGAGTAAAGCAACAGAGCATAGTGAATACATAGAACGTATATATTGTTAAAAGCTTAGATTGCCAAGAAGATGTTTTGCTCATCTATTTTAACGAGTTGCTGTGTGAAGTTAGTAATCATTAGCACGTGAGTCAGTGagtaattttttgttgGTTCGGTTAAAGCAAACAACGCCACGTTGAAACTCCCAACCCAAATAGCAGAAAAGCTTTACTGCACCTTACATTTCTGATATATTAACACAACGACCTTAATCAAACTTAAGAACATAAATTTTAACATGACAGAACCAATGCAAAAGAAGGTAAAGGTCCCGGAAGGGAACTCTTTAGAACAACTAAAAGC
Coding sequences:
- the ILV5 gene encoding ketol-acid reductoisomerase (Syntenic homolog of Ashbya gossypii ACL198W; Syntenic homolog of Saccharomyces cerevisiae YLR355C (ILV5)); this encodes MFRVSGRRLAAVTRSVASRRTLASSATRGVVGMEALATGSTSALRNLAVRAPLVSKRGLKQISFGGTTEPVYERADWPIEKLREYFKNDTLALIGYGSQGHGQGLNLRDNGLNVIVGVRKDGASWKAAIEDGWVPGKNLFEVEDAAKRGTIVMNLLSDAAQSETWPKLQPLLTEGKTLYFSHGFSPVFKDLTHVAPPTNIDVILVAPKGSGRTVRSLFKEGRGINSSYAVWNDATGNAHEKAQALAVAIGSGYVYPTTFEKEVLSDLYGERGCLMGAIHGMFLAQYEVLRENGHSPSEAFNETVEEATQSLYPLIGQRGMDYMYDACSTTARRGALDWYPIFKDALKPVFQDLYASTKNGSETKRALEYNSQPDYRQKLESELDTIRNLEIWKVGKEVRKLRPENN